A single genomic interval of Daucus carota subsp. sativus chromosome 1, DH1 v3.0, whole genome shotgun sequence harbors:
- the LOC135147120 gene encoding uncharacterized protein LOC135147120 — MASGSNSNYVMCWLYYDGNIISNSVIGSTYNKDPIRFVKLLFNLKFGGLLDLLYAKLFIDPSMYKLKVLRRVLNTTTNKFVVAPIVDDDDVEYMFESLDGSGSKVHVELYVEKIPIDTVQNSNDMIQCSKMGESSKNTSTSHNSQSVQGENTSSGSSSRSLYMSRVDSEGNSRGSSEFRDDDIPYYRSFDGSSMVISYKEPIMQKVGDLHNPAELTRGMVFKTKEELLEVVKRVHIANHQEFKVVRSDPLTWDLECKLATTGCPWKLRARKRATHSCFEIMSTKGPHTCLNQSISQDHHNLNSTNIAQIITGLIAADPSVSDKVLVSTIVKEFGYTPSKKKVRDARRIATNTVYGSWEQSYQKLPLFLNALQISNPGTHIDWYFKEHDMRQPISEVVRFKRVFWTFQPCIDAFAHCIPVLQIDGTHLYGKYGGVLLTATAIDGFYHLLPVAFAIVEGENVGSWTWFMERLRRVVVAERTRVCVISDRHAGIISAMNNPAVGWCEPLGHHRFCVRHLAANFAKKFKKINLKDRVVAMCSQLTVAKSNLHWNALLAVEPRADEWFSEINPIQSTLAYDGGKRYGIMTTNMAESWNNAIKASRKLPITALVTSLFYKVVSYFDQRRVEIEKQSINGNEFTKHANQILAKWIKRASGHHVRLFDRNTLVFEITTMKRGQKGGNKQIVQLHDHICTCNKWQTYHIPCSHVLACCANVGLQYTSFIDDCYKLENARKVYAGHFQPILNQSDWPSLIGFPLVLHDDENVTKKAGRRKSTRYKNEMDYQALGKGKGTSCSGASSSIP, encoded by the exons ATGGCTTCTGGTTCTAATTCAAATTATGTGATGTGTTGGTTGTATTATGATGGTAACATTATCAGTAATAGTGTTATTGGTTCTACGTACAATAAAGATCCTATTCGATTTGTGAAGTTGCTCTTCAATTTGAAGTTTGGAGGATTATTGGATCTTTTGTATGCAAAATTGTTTATTGATCCGAGTATGTACAAGTTGAAAGTGCTGCGTAGAGTTTTAAATACTACGACAAACAAGTTTGTTGTTGCTCCAATTGTTGATGATGACGACGTTGAGTATATGTTCGAATCTTTAGATGGTTCGGGTAGTAAGGTTCATGTGGAGCTTTATGTGGAAAAGATTCCAATTGATACGGTCCAAAATTCGAATGATATGATTCAATGTTCGAAAATGGGTGAAAGTTCTAAAAATACTTCAACTTCACACAACTCACAAAGTGTGCAAGGTGAGAATACTTCAAGCGGTAGTTCAAGTAGGTCACTATATATGTCTCGTGTAGATAGTGAAGGGAACTCAAGAGGAAGTAGTGAGTTTAGAGATGATGATATACCTTATTATAGATCATTTGATGGCTCGTCAATGGTAATTTCATATAAGGAGCCAATTATGCAAAAGGTTGGTGATCTGCATAATCCAGCAGAGTTGACAAGGGGAATGGTATTTAAAACAAAAGAGGAGTTGTTGGAGGTGGTAAAGCGTGTTCATATAGCCAATCATCAAGAGTTCAAAGTGGTAAGGTCTGATCCATTGACTTGGGATTTGGAATGCAAATTGGCAACAACAGGTTGTCCGTGGAAGTTGAGGGCTAGAAAGAGGGCAACACATAgttgttttgaaattatgtCCACTAAGGGACCGCACACTTGTCTCAATCAGTCTATATCACAAGATCATCACAATTTGAATTCTACAAATATTGCACAAATCATTACTGGCCTTATAGCTGCAGATCCTTCAGTTTCAGATAAGGTGTTGGTGTCTACCATTGTGAAGGAATTTGGTTATACACCATCAAAGAAGAAGGTTAGGGATGCAAGAAGGATTGCTACTAATACAGTTTATGGGTCTTGGGAGCAGTCGTATCAGAAACTTCCTTTGTTTTTAAATGCCCTACAGATTTCCAATCCTGGCACACATATTGATTGGTACTTCAAGGAGCATGACATGAGACAGCCTATATCTGAG GTGGTGAGATTCAAGCGAGTCTTTTGGACATTCCAGCCTTGCATAGATGCATTTGCACACTGCATACCGGTACTTCAGATTGACGGTACACATCTATATGGAAAGTATGGTGGGGTCTTGCTTACAGCTACAGCGATTGATGGCTTCTACCACCTTCTTCCGGTTGCTTTTGCCATTGTCGAGGGGGAAAATGTAGGAAGCTGGACTTGGTTCATGGAGAGATTGAGAAGGGTAGTAGTCGCAGAGCGAACAAGAGTGTGTGTCATTTCTGATAGACACGCGGGAATCATTTCTGCTATGAATAACCCTGCAGTTGGTTGGTGTGAGCCACTTGGGCATCATAGATTTTGTGTGAGACACCTAGCAGCTAACTTTGCCAAGAAGTTCAAGAAGATCAATTTGAAGGATAGGGTGGTTGCAATGTGTAGCCAATTAACTGTGGCCAAGTCAAATTTGCATTGGAATGCATTATTGGCAGTTGAGCCTAGAGCTGATGAGTGGTTTAGTGAAATCAACCCAATACAGTCTACTTTGGCATATGATGGAGGCAAGAGATATGGCATCATGACCACGAACATGGCTGAAAGTTGGAACAATGCCATTAAAGCTTCGAGAAAACTCCCGATCACTGCATTGGTTACTTCCTTATTTTATAAGGTGGTCAGCTACTTTGACCAACGCAGGGTGGAGATTGAGAAACAGAGCATTAATGGCAATGAGTTCACCAAACATGCAAACCAGATTCTTGCCAAATGGATAAAGCGTGCAAGTGGACATCATGTGAGATTGTTTGATAGGAATACTTTGGTATTTGAGATTACTACAATGAAACGTGGTCAAAAAGGTGGGAACAAACAGATTGTCCAAttacatgatcacatttgcacTTGTAACAAGTGGCAAACATATCATATTCCATGTTCCCATGTACTTGCATGTTGTGCTAATGTTGGATTGCAATACACAAGCTTCATAGATGACTGTTACAAGCTAGAGAATGCAAGAAAAGTTTATGCAGGGCACTTTCAACCAATCTTGAATCAGAGTGACTGGCCTTCGTTGATAGGTTTTCCATTGGTGTTGCATGATGATGAGAACGTTACAAAAAAAGCGGGGCGGAGGAAGTCAACAAGGTACAAAAATGAAATGGATTATCAAGCATTGGGAAAAGGCAAAGGAACTTCTTGTAGCGGAGCTTCATCAAGTATTCCATAG
- the LOC135151196 gene encoding serine/threonine-protein phosphatase 7 long form homolog: MDPNDELTMHPGPKIPSVLHLQSSHRSSTVWDVCGGDAHRSRRRNPTQARFPPLHESMIPILEDLRFDGVSRLSCVNIDWSLITALVERWRPETHTFHLPFGESTITLQDVAVLLGLRIDGDVITGTTGGFEGGWSNLVEKIFGKKPKEDKELKGGRLLLSWLTSTVKELPAAPSDQDIQRYTQSYILQLIAGILFTDKSGGLVHCMYIPLIQDFGRCRNLGWGAAVLAYLFRELCKSCRSGVEEMAGCVLLLQLWAWTRLPFLAPVPRGPVSETLDNPLWSGRAGPYGMRWCLHLKFTDTSSHVLSTLRLSFDALSPSHFEWQPYTEDVLANLSEHCTEGSEIWCYKGPLICFHIVEPHLPDRCMRQFGKVQEIPVNEEYSKALHEINLQGKQSTNWISMHEQHITHWNHRQEHLIGVIAHSGVGVVDGYYEWYTNITRRFHTRIAGSHFYTLDMFDHISSIARGEIDGSIEDIAHLCAHARQLVKNAFNYGVFQDYPVKDRREKEILKRPKPKKAGHKGGRGGVNAPKQQGIQIDDIPRGDNVGADIIDKDVENLQGGETVPGGVHLEHPEVLTEVNPTPPFGLPNWNLLPSGDFLRMSNDAVLYHSPDRSIPHDPAPNDHSPISHPTFNLMSQSPPRPQLVQQKQVSPPAALSMVTPTPTFTAGSNYQVHTSVQRHSVQPPPSVVQQPPFVVQQPPPPSVQPPTTQHHPSLVQQQPAASHHNMQLRERRSRHMNCGTRGKKVPDCKRLRYKY, from the exons ATGGATCCTAACGATGAATTAACCATGCATCCTGGGCCTAAGATTCCTTCTGTGCTGCACTTACAATCAAGCCATAGATCATCTACTGTTTGGGATGTTTGTGGTGGTGATGCTCACAGATCTAGACGGCGTAATCCTACACAAGCTAGATTTCCTCCTTTACATGAGAGCATGATTCCTATTCTAGAGGACTTAAGATTTGATGGGGTTTCTAGGCTTTCCTGTGTAAATATTGACTGGAGCTTAATTACTGCACTGGTGGAACGTTGGagacctgaaacacacacattTCACTTACCATTTGGAGAGTCCACCATTACTTTGCAGGATGTTGCTGTTCTACTTGGTTTACGCATAGATGGTGACGTAATTACTGGCACTACTGGTGGATTTGAGGGCGGCTGGTCAAATCTAGTTGAGaagatttttggaaaaaaacctAAAGAAGATAAAGAGTTAAAGGGTGGACGGTTACTATTGAGCTGGTTGACTTCAACTGTCAAAGAACTACCTGCTGCTCCATCTGATCAAGATATCCAACGTTATACTCAGTCCTATATTCTACAATTGATTGCAGGGATTCTATTTACTGATAAATCTGGAGGTCTTGTGCACTGCATGTACATCCCGTTGATACAAGACTTTGGGCGTTGCAGGAATTTAGGTTGGGGGGCTGCAGTACTCGCATATTTGTTTAGGGAGTTGTGCAAGTCCTGCAGGTCTGGAGTTGAGGAGATGGCAGGTTGCGTTCTTCTATTACAACTGTGGGCTTGGACCAGGTTGCCGTTCTTAGCACCCGTTCCTCGTGGTCCAGTTTCAGAAACTCTGGATAATCCTTTATGGAGTGGTCGAGCAGGTCCTTATGGAATGAGATGGTGTTTGCATTTAAAATTCACCGATACAAGTTCACATGTCCTCTCCACTCTTCGGTTGTCTTTCGATGCCCTCTCACCCTCTCACTTTGAATGGCAGCCATATACGGAGGATGTTCTTGCAAATCTGTCCGAGCATTGCACAGAAGGTTCTGAAATTTGGTGTTATAAAGGTCCTTTGATTTGTTTTCACATCGTTGAGCCACATTTACCGGACAGATGTATGAGACAGTTTGGAAAGGTCCAGGAAATACCAGTTAATGAAGAATATTCGAAGGCACTTCATGAAATAAATTTACAGGGGAAACAGTCCACGAACTGGATTTCTATGCATGAGCAGCATATTACACATTGGAATCATCGACAAGAGCATTTGATTGGTGTTATTGCTCATTCTGGTGTCGGGGTTGTTGATGGATATTATGAGTGGTATACAAACATTACCCGCCGGTTTCATACTCGTATTGCTGGCTCACACTTTTATACG cTTGATATGTTTGATCACATTTCTTCTATAGCAAGGGGCGAGATAGATGGAAGCATTGAAGATATTGCTCATTTGTGTGCACATGCAAGACAACTTGTTAAAAATGCATTCAACTATGGTGTTTTTCAGGATTATCCTGTAAAAGATCGacgagaaaaagaaattttaaagagACCAAAGCCAAAAAAAGCTGGCCACAAAGGCGGACGTGGCGGAGTTAATGCACCGAAACAACAAGGGATTCAGATTGATGATATACCTCGTGGGGATAATGTGGGAGCTGATATTATTGACAAGGATGTTGAAAATTTGCAGGGAGGTGAAACTGTGCCAGGAGGTGTACATCTAGAGCATCCTGAGGTTCTAACAGAAGTTAATCCTACACCACCTTTTGGGTTACCGAACTGGAATTTATTACCTTCTGGAGACTTTTTACGGATGTCCAATGATGCCGTTTTATACCATTCGCCTGATCGATCAATTCCACATGATCCTGCACCTAATGATCATTCCCCGATATCCCACCCCACATTTAACTTAATGTCTCAGTCCCCTCCTCGACCGCAATTAGTGCAGCAGAAGCAGGTATCACCTCCTGCAGCCCTTAGTATGGTGACACCAACCCCCACCTTTACTGCGGGTTCCAACTACCAAGTACATACCTCAGTGCAGCGACATTCAGTTCAACCGCCACCTTCTGTAGTGCAGCAACCACCATTTGTAGTGCAGCAGCCACCACCACCTTCAGTCCAGCCACCTACAACGCAGCATCACCCATCTTTGGTGCAACAACAGCCAGCTGCAAGTCATCACAATATGCAGTTGCGAGAGCGTAGAAGCCGGCATATGAATTGTGGAACCCGTGGTAAAAAGGTTCCTGATTGCAAGCGACTCAG gTATAAGTACTAA